In Streptomyces chartreusis, the following proteins share a genomic window:
- the hisH gene encoding imidazole glycerol phosphate synthase subunit HisH, which produces MELSTKKVVVFDYGFGNVRSAERALARAGADVEITRDFDRAMNADGLLVPGVGAFAACMQGLTEARGDWIIDRRLSGGRPVMGICVGMQILFARGIEHGVETEGLGEWPGSVEPVQADVVPHMGWNTVDVPPGSELFAGLDADARFYFVHSYAVQDWTLETANPLMTAPLVTWSTHGKPFVAAVENGALWATQFHPEKSGDAGAQLLTNWIGTL; this is translated from the coding sequence GTGGAATTGAGCACCAAGAAGGTCGTGGTCTTCGACTACGGCTTCGGCAATGTGAGGTCGGCCGAACGCGCACTCGCGCGCGCGGGGGCCGACGTCGAGATCACCCGTGACTTCGACCGGGCCATGAACGCCGACGGGCTCCTTGTGCCGGGCGTCGGCGCCTTCGCGGCCTGCATGCAGGGGCTCACCGAGGCCCGCGGCGACTGGATCATCGACCGCCGGCTGTCCGGCGGGCGCCCCGTGATGGGCATCTGCGTCGGCATGCAGATCCTGTTCGCGCGCGGCATCGAGCACGGCGTCGAGACCGAGGGCCTCGGCGAGTGGCCGGGCTCGGTGGAGCCGGTGCAGGCCGACGTCGTGCCCCACATGGGCTGGAACACCGTGGACGTGCCGCCCGGCAGCGAGCTGTTCGCCGGCCTGGACGCGGACGCGCGCTTCTACTTCGTGCACTCCTACGCCGTCCAGGACTGGACCCTGGAGACCGCCAACCCGCTGATGACCGCCCCGCTGGTCACCTGGTCGACGCACGGCAAGCCCTTCGTGGCCGCCGTGGAGAACGGCGCCCTGTGGGCCACGCAGTTCCACCCCGAGAAGTCCGGCGACGCCGGAGCGCAGCTGCTCACCAACTGGATCGGAACCCTGTAG
- the priA gene encoding bifunctional 1-(5-phosphoribosyl)-5-((5-phosphoribosylamino)methylideneamino)imidazole-4-carboxamide isomerase/phosphoribosylanthranilate isomerase PriA, which translates to MAKLELLPAVDVRDGQAVRLVHGESGTETSYGSPLEAALAWQRSGAEWLHLVDLDAAFGTGDNRELIAEVARAMDIKVELSGGIRDDASLAAALATGCTRVNLGTAALETPEWVAKVIAEHGDKIAVGLDVRGTTLRGRGWTRDGGDLYETLERLNNEGCARYVVTDIAKDGTLQGPNLELLKNVCAATDRPVVASGGVSSLDDLRAIAELVPLGVEGSIVGKALYAKAFTLEEALEAVL; encoded by the coding sequence ATGGCCAAGCTCGAACTCCTCCCCGCTGTCGACGTCCGTGACGGTCAGGCCGTCCGCCTCGTGCACGGCGAGTCCGGTACCGAGACGTCCTACGGCTCCCCGCTGGAGGCCGCCCTCGCCTGGCAGCGCTCCGGCGCCGAGTGGCTGCACCTGGTCGACCTGGACGCCGCGTTCGGCACCGGCGACAACCGCGAGCTGATCGCCGAGGTCGCGAGGGCGATGGACATCAAGGTCGAGCTGTCCGGCGGCATCCGCGACGACGCCTCGCTGGCCGCCGCGCTCGCCACCGGCTGCACGCGCGTGAACCTCGGCACGGCCGCCCTGGAGACCCCGGAGTGGGTCGCCAAGGTCATCGCCGAGCACGGCGACAAGATCGCCGTCGGTCTCGACGTACGCGGCACGACCCTGCGCGGCCGCGGCTGGACCCGCGACGGCGGCGACCTCTACGAGACGCTGGAGCGCCTCAACAACGAGGGCTGCGCCCGCTACGTCGTCACGGACATCGCCAAGGACGGCACCCTCCAGGGCCCCAACCTGGAGCTGCTGAAGAACGTGTGCGCGGCGACGGACCGCCCGGTCGTGGCCTCCGGCGGCGTGTCCTCGCTGGACGACCTGCGGGCCATCGCCGAGCTGGTGCCGCTCGGTGTCGAGGGCTCCATCGTCGGGAAGGCCCTGTACGCGAAGGCGTTCACCCTGGAAGAGGCCCTGGAGGCTGTGCTGTGA
- a CDS encoding RidA family protein, with the protein MTSDAVRRVQSGSAWEESFGFARAVAAGDRVLVAGTTSFKGQVLYGEGDPYEQAKVAFTSAIEAIGEFGLGVGSVIRTRMFLTHLRDVDEAGRAHKEIFDAVRPVSTLLVVEGFVDPRILVEVELEAYRGAVDS; encoded by the coding sequence ATGACGTCCGATGCCGTGCGGCGGGTGCAGAGCGGGAGTGCCTGGGAAGAGTCCTTCGGCTTCGCACGTGCCGTCGCGGCGGGCGACCGCGTGCTGGTGGCGGGCACCACGTCCTTCAAGGGTCAGGTGCTGTACGGGGAGGGCGACCCGTACGAGCAGGCCAAGGTGGCCTTCACCAGCGCGATCGAGGCGATCGGCGAGTTCGGGCTCGGAGTCGGGTCCGTGATCCGCACCCGGATGTTCCTGACGCATCTGCGGGACGTGGACGAGGCGGGCCGGGCCCACAAGGAGATCTTCGACGCGGTGCGACCGGTGTCGACCCTGCTGGTCGTGGAGGGTTTCGTCGACCCGCGCATCCTGGTCGAAGTAGAGCTAGAGGCATACAGAGGAGCCGTGGATTCATGA
- the hisF gene encoding imidazole glycerol phosphate synthase subunit HisF codes for MTLAVRVIPCLDVDNGRVVKGVNFQNLRDAGDPVEMAKVYDAEGADELTFLDITASSGNRETTYDVVRRTAEQVFIPLTVGGGVRTAEDVDKLLRAGADKVGVNTAAIARPDLIREIAERFGRQVLVLSVDARRTPEGTFEVTTHGGRKGTGIDAVEWAHRAAELGAGEILLNSMDADGTKDGYDLEMIQAVRGHVTVPVIASGGAGKLADFSPAVEAGADAVLAASVFHFGDLRIGEVKDALRTAGHPVR; via the coding sequence ATGACCCTGGCGGTCCGAGTCATCCCCTGCCTGGACGTGGACAACGGCCGGGTCGTCAAGGGCGTCAACTTCCAGAACCTGCGCGACGCGGGCGACCCCGTCGAGATGGCCAAGGTGTACGACGCCGAGGGCGCCGACGAGCTGACGTTCCTGGACATCACCGCCTCGTCGGGCAACCGCGAGACGACGTACGACGTGGTGCGCCGCACCGCCGAGCAGGTGTTCATCCCGCTGACGGTCGGCGGCGGCGTCCGTACGGCCGAGGACGTCGACAAGCTGCTGCGCGCGGGTGCGGACAAGGTGGGCGTCAACACCGCCGCCATCGCCCGCCCCGACCTGATCCGTGAGATCGCGGAGCGGTTCGGACGGCAGGTGCTGGTGCTGTCGGTCGACGCCCGCCGCACGCCCGAGGGCACCTTCGAGGTGACCACCCACGGCGGCCGCAAGGGCACCGGCATCGACGCCGTCGAGTGGGCACACCGGGCCGCCGAGCTGGGCGCGGGCGAGATCCTGCTCAACTCGATGGACGCCGACGGCACCAAGGACGGCTACGACCTGGAGATGATCCAGGCCGTCCGGGGGCACGTGACGGTTCCGGTGATCGCGTCCGGCGGCGCCGGCAAACTCGCCGACTTCTCGCCGGCCGTCGAGGCCGGCGCGGACGCGGTGCTGGCCGCCTCGGTCTTCCACTTCGGCGATCTGCGGATAGGCGAGGTGAAGGACGCGCTGCGGACGGCCGGTCACCCCGTGAGGTGA
- a CDS encoding ArsR/SmtB family transcription factor, whose protein sequence is MTGKERDRRITDLGTLKALAHPLRMNLIRALTIRRVATASQLAEQVDEAVSLVSYHLRKLAEHGLIEEAEPQSGDGRERWWQPASDGVHIRDEDFRDAPEKAAAHTAASRLFAEQRTEMYRRWLDERAHWGPEWNRAAESSESNLRLTADELTELNKELLALLRRYDEQGRAAEAAGDTDGRANVAVHTYTFPFRP, encoded by the coding sequence ATGACAGGCAAGGAGAGAGACCGCCGGATCACGGACCTGGGCACGCTGAAGGCCCTGGCCCATCCGCTGCGGATGAACCTGATCCGGGCCCTGACGATCAGGCGCGTCGCCACCGCCTCACAGCTCGCCGAGCAGGTCGACGAGGCCGTCTCGCTGGTCAGCTACCACCTGCGCAAACTCGCCGAGCACGGACTCATCGAGGAGGCGGAGCCGCAGAGCGGCGACGGCCGCGAGCGCTGGTGGCAGCCCGCCTCGGACGGCGTGCACATCCGCGACGAGGACTTCCGGGACGCCCCGGAAAAGGCGGCCGCACACACCGCGGCGAGCCGGCTCTTCGCCGAGCAGCGCACCGAGATGTACCGCCGCTGGCTCGACGAGCGCGCCCACTGGGGCCCCGAGTGGAACCGGGCCGCCGAGTCCTCCGAGTCCAACCTCCGCCTCACGGCCGACGAACTGACCGAGCTGAACAAGGAGTTGCTGGCCCTGCTGCGCCGCTACGACGAGCAGGGACGGGCCGCCGAGGCCGCCGGCGACACCGACGGCCGCGCGAACGTCGCGGTGCACACGTACACCTTCCCGTTCCGGCCCTGA
- a CDS encoding MFS transporter produces the protein MPSTLTAPGTAPVAERPAHRDPNVLRWLAAYTSSMIGDSVYYIALSWAAVQSGSPSQAGVVMAVSALPRALLMLGGGVIADRLGPRRVVIGSDAVRCAAVLAAAALLFLTTPGLWPLAALALVFGTVDAVFMPAVGALPARVTTRGQLARVQGMRGLGIRFASVVGAPLGGLAVAAGGAAAAFGLAGLLIAVSLPLLISVRVRELPADDTPAARRGTAWRDLTAGLGHIRRHRVLAPLILAIALGDLGFVGPLNVGLTLLADERGWGASGMGWVLAGFGVGAGAVSLLLTVRGRLPRAGQVAGCAILAGSCAIGALAFVPGVAAAVGVALLIGLLAGLSGAMCGALLQTQTDAAYLGRVTAVSGLVSLGFAPLSMPLSAAAIGLWGTGPVFVASAAVCGLGGVIALSVPGLRRAELPK, from the coding sequence GTGCCTTCGACGCTCACCGCACCCGGGACCGCACCGGTCGCCGAGCGGCCCGCCCACCGCGACCCCAACGTGCTGCGCTGGCTCGCCGCCTACACCTCCTCGATGATCGGCGACAGCGTCTACTACATCGCTCTGTCCTGGGCGGCCGTGCAGTCCGGTTCGCCGTCGCAGGCCGGAGTGGTCATGGCGGTCAGTGCCCTGCCCCGGGCCCTGCTGATGCTGGGCGGGGGAGTGATCGCCGACCGGCTCGGGCCGCGCAGGGTCGTCATCGGCAGTGACGCGGTGCGGTGCGCGGCCGTCCTCGCGGCGGCGGCGCTGCTGTTCCTCACCACCCCGGGCCTGTGGCCGCTGGCCGCGCTCGCCCTGGTCTTCGGCACCGTCGACGCGGTGTTCATGCCGGCCGTGGGCGCGCTCCCCGCGCGCGTGACGACCCGCGGCCAGCTCGCGCGCGTGCAGGGCATGCGGGGGCTGGGCATCCGCTTCGCGAGCGTCGTCGGCGCTCCGCTCGGCGGACTCGCGGTCGCGGCCGGCGGCGCGGCGGCCGCGTTCGGCCTCGCCGGCCTGCTGATCGCCGTGTCGCTGCCACTGCTGATCTCCGTACGGGTGCGGGAGCTGCCCGCGGACGACACGCCGGCCGCCCGGCGCGGCACCGCCTGGCGCGATCTGACGGCCGGCCTCGGCCACATCCGCCGCCACCGGGTGCTCGCGCCGCTCATCCTCGCCATCGCCCTAGGTGACCTCGGCTTCGTCGGCCCGCTCAACGTCGGCCTGACCCTGCTCGCCGACGAGCGGGGCTGGGGCGCCTCGGGAATGGGCTGGGTACTCGCCGGTTTCGGCGTCGGCGCGGGCGCCGTGTCCCTGCTGCTGACCGTGCGCGGACGCCTGCCGCGCGCCGGGCAGGTGGCCGGGTGCGCGATCCTCGCCGGGTCGTGCGCGATCGGCGCCCTGGCCTTCGTGCCCGGCGTGGCCGCGGCCGTCGGGGTCGCCCTGCTCATCGGACTGCTCGCCGGGCTCAGCGGCGCCATGTGCGGCGCCCTGCTGCAAACGCAGACCGACGCCGCCTATCTGGGACGCGTCACCGCGGTCTCCGGGCTGGTCAGCCTCGGATTCGCGCCCCTGAGCATGCCGCTGTCCGCCGCCGCCATCGGCCTGTGGGGCACCGGCCCGGTCTTCGTGGCCAGCGCGGCGGTGTGCGGGCTGGGCGGAGTCATCGCCCTGAGTGTGCCCGGCCTGCGCCGCGCCGAACTGCCGAAGTGA
- a CDS encoding TIGR03085 family metal-binding protein produces the protein MSTFAQRERLLLSDLLEAEGPEAPTLCEGWQTRELAAHVVVRERRPDAAAGLLIKPLAPRLDKAMEEFAAKPYEELIRLIRTGPPRFSPFQLKQIDEASNTIEFYVHTEDVRRAQPDWTPRELDPVFQDALWSRLERSARLVGRSAPTGLVLRRPDGQTAVAHKGAPVVTVTGEPSELLMFAYGRQNAAKVELDGDENAIAKLHEGKQLGI, from the coding sequence ATGTCGACCTTCGCCCAGCGTGAACGACTTCTGCTCTCCGACCTCTTGGAGGCCGAGGGCCCCGAGGCCCCCACCCTCTGCGAGGGCTGGCAGACCCGTGAGCTGGCCGCGCACGTGGTGGTGCGCGAGCGCCGCCCCGACGCCGCCGCCGGTCTGCTGATCAAGCCGCTCGCCCCGCGCCTGGACAAGGCGATGGAGGAGTTCGCCGCGAAGCCGTACGAGGAGCTGATCCGGCTCATCCGCACCGGCCCGCCGCGCTTCTCGCCCTTCCAGCTCAAGCAGATCGACGAGGCGTCGAACACGATCGAGTTCTACGTCCACACCGAGGACGTCCGCCGGGCCCAGCCGGACTGGACGCCGCGCGAGCTCGACCCGGTCTTCCAGGACGCCCTGTGGTCCCGTCTGGAGCGCTCCGCGCGCCTGGTGGGCCGCTCCGCGCCCACGGGTCTGGTGCTGCGCCGCCCGGACGGCCAGACGGCGGTGGCCCACAAGGGCGCGCCGGTCGTCACGGTGACCGGCGAGCCGTCGGAGCTGCTGATGTTCGCCTACGGCCGGCAGAACGCCGCCAAGGTCGAGCTGGACGGCGACGAGAACGCCATCGCCAAGCTGCACGAGGGCAAGCAGCTGGGGATCTGA
- the hisI gene encoding phosphoribosyl-AMP cyclohydrolase produces MAGMTTSTPRRPSRLDPGIAARLKRSEDGLLPAIAQQYDTQEVLMLGWMDDEALHRTLTTGRCTYWSRSRQEYWVKGDTSGHFQWVKSVALDCDADTLLVKVDQVGAACHTGARTCFDEDVLLKDGADSGVPASDQ; encoded by the coding sequence ATGGCAGGCATGACCACCAGCACGCCCCGCCGGCCCAGCCGGCTGGACCCCGGGATCGCCGCGCGCCTCAAGCGCAGCGAAGACGGCCTCCTGCCCGCCATCGCCCAGCAGTACGACACCCAAGAGGTGCTGATGCTCGGCTGGATGGACGACGAGGCGCTGCATCGCACCCTCACCACCGGCCGCTGCACCTACTGGTCCCGCAGCCGCCAGGAGTACTGGGTCAAGGGCGACACCTCCGGTCACTTCCAGTGGGTGAAGTCGGTCGCCCTGGACTGCGACGCGGACACCCTCCTCGTCAAGGTCGACCAGGTCGGCGCGGCCTGCCACACCGGCGCGCGCACCTGCTTCGACGAGGACGTGCTGCTCAAGGACGGCGCCGATTCCGGCGTACCGGCCTCGGATCAGTAG
- a CDS encoding anthranilate synthase component I yields the protein MDLETFRKLATDRRVIPVTRKLLADGDTPVALYRKLAAERSGTFLLESAENGRSWSRYSFVGVRSAATLTARDGQAHWLGTPPVGVPVEGDPLAALRATIEALHTPRDLAHDLGLPPFTGGMVGYLGYDIVRRLEKIGPGERDDLKLPELTMLLTSDLAVMDHWEGSVLLIANAINHNDLDTGVDEAYADAVARLDAMQADLTRPVAQPPAVLPPSELPEYSALWGGEDFQEAVEDIKERIRAGEAFQVVPSQRFETPCTASALDVYRVLRATNPSPYMYLFRFDGFDVVGSSPEALVKVEDGRAMVHPIAGTRWRGATPQEDQALADELLADPKERAEHLMLVDLGRNDLGRVCEPGSVEVVDFMSIERYSHVMHIVSTVTGRVAPGRTAFDVLTACFPAGTLSGAPKPRAMQIIDELEPSRRGLYGGCVGYLDFAGDSDTAIAIRTALLRDGTAYVQAGAGIVADSDPVAEDTECRNKAAAVLRAVHTANRLG from the coding sequence ATGGACCTCGAGACGTTCCGCAAGCTCGCCACCGACCGCCGGGTCATCCCGGTCACCCGCAAGCTCCTCGCCGACGGCGACACCCCGGTCGCCCTCTACCGCAAGCTCGCCGCCGAGCGCTCCGGCACCTTCCTGCTGGAGTCCGCGGAGAACGGCCGCTCCTGGTCCCGCTACTCCTTCGTGGGCGTCCGCTCCGCCGCGACCCTCACCGCGCGCGACGGCCAGGCCCACTGGCTCGGCACCCCGCCCGTCGGCGTCCCCGTCGAGGGCGACCCGCTGGCCGCCCTGCGCGCCACCATCGAGGCCCTGCACACCCCGCGCGACCTCGCCCACGACCTGGGCCTGCCGCCCTTCACCGGCGGCATGGTCGGCTACCTCGGCTACGACATCGTGCGCCGCCTGGAGAAGATCGGCCCCGGCGAGCGGGACGACCTGAAGCTGCCCGAGCTGACCATGCTGCTCACCAGTGACCTCGCCGTCATGGACCACTGGGAGGGCTCGGTGCTGCTGATCGCCAACGCGATCAACCACAACGACCTCGACACCGGCGTCGACGAGGCCTACGCCGACGCCGTCGCCCGCCTCGACGCCATGCAGGCCGACCTGACCCGCCCGGTCGCCCAGCCCCCGGCCGTCCTCCCGCCCTCCGAGCTGCCCGAGTACTCCGCGCTGTGGGGCGGCGAGGACTTCCAGGAGGCCGTCGAGGACATCAAGGAGCGCATCCGGGCCGGCGAGGCGTTCCAGGTGGTCCCCTCCCAGCGCTTCGAGACGCCGTGCACGGCGAGCGCGCTCGACGTCTACCGGGTGCTGCGGGCGACCAACCCCTCGCCGTACATGTACCTGTTCCGCTTCGACGGCTTCGACGTCGTCGGCTCGTCCCCGGAAGCCCTGGTGAAGGTCGAGGACGGCCGCGCCATGGTGCACCCCATCGCCGGCACCCGGTGGCGCGGGGCGACCCCGCAGGAGGACCAGGCCCTCGCCGACGAACTGCTCGCCGACCCCAAGGAGCGCGCCGAGCACCTGATGCTCGTCGACCTGGGCCGCAACGACCTGGGACGGGTCTGCGAGCCGGGCTCCGTCGAGGTCGTCGACTTCATGTCCATCGAGCGGTACTCCCACGTGATGCACATCGTCTCCACGGTGACCGGCCGCGTCGCCCCGGGCCGCACGGCCTTCGACGTCCTGACGGCCTGCTTCCCGGCGGGCACCCTCTCCGGCGCTCCCAAGCCCCGCGCGATGCAGATCATCGACGAGCTCGAACCGTCCCGGCGCGGGCTGTACGGCGGCTGCGTCGGCTACCTCGACTTCGCGGGCGACTCCGACACCGCCATCGCCATCCGTACGGCGCTCCTGCGCGACGGCACCGCCTATGTGCAGGCGGGCGCGGGCATCGTCGCCGACTCGGACCCGGTCGCCGAGGACACCGAGTGCCGCAACAAGGCTGCGGCGGTCCTGCGCGCGGTGCACACGGCGAACCGGCTCGGCTGA
- a CDS encoding TIGR02234 family membrane protein — translation MEYVTAVPHPRSEAPGSARAGRMSLAVALLCGAVGAAVALLATRQRWSEGTATVAGGPFPLTAKGSDVTGVPASLAIVGLAALVAVFAVRRAGRFMVAGLLALSGAGTVAAALLGASDSTALDEQAARASGDTSATVQALTHTAWPYVAAVGGALLLLAGLLALRYGRLWPGMSGRYERNGTPRPRRKAEAAGDPDRPEELWKALDRGEDPT, via the coding sequence GTGGAGTACGTGACTGCTGTTCCGCACCCCCGTTCCGAAGCCCCCGGCTCCGCCCGGGCCGGCCGTATGAGCCTCGCCGTAGCCCTGCTGTGCGGGGCGGTCGGCGCGGCCGTCGCGCTGCTCGCCACCCGGCAGCGCTGGTCGGAGGGCACCGCCACGGTGGCGGGCGGCCCCTTCCCCCTGACCGCCAAGGGCAGTGACGTCACCGGCGTCCCCGCCTCCCTGGCCATAGTGGGACTCGCCGCGCTCGTCGCCGTCTTCGCCGTCCGCCGAGCCGGCCGCTTCATGGTCGCCGGCCTGCTCGCGCTCTCCGGCGCCGGCACCGTCGCCGCCGCCCTGCTCGGCGCCTCCGACAGCACCGCGCTGGACGAACAGGCCGCCCGGGCGTCCGGCGACACCTCGGCCACCGTCCAGGCCCTCACCCACACCGCCTGGCCGTACGTCGCCGCCGTGGGCGGGGCCCTGCTCCTGCTCGCTGGACTGCTCGCCCTGCGCTACGGCCGGCTGTGGCCCGGCATGTCCGGCCGCTACGAGCGCAACGGCACGCCCAGGCCGCGCCGCAAGGCCGAGGCCGCCGGCGACCCCGACCGGCCCGAGGAACTCTGGAAGGCCCTGGACCGGGGCGAGGACCCGACGTAG
- a CDS encoding HGxxPAAW family protein: MAGSSHGHTPAAWTGVTIAFIGFCVAGAFMVMDQPAGFWAGMGVVVLGGIIAWIMSAMGMGQPKDAHQALLTTQQSEAASAKG; the protein is encoded by the coding sequence ATGGCGGGCAGCAGCCACGGTCACACCCCGGCCGCCTGGACCGGTGTCACGATCGCCTTCATCGGTTTCTGCGTGGCGGGCGCCTTCATGGTGATGGACCAGCCCGCGGGCTTCTGGGCCGGCATGGGCGTCGTGGTCCTCGGCGGCATCATCGCCTGGATCATGAGCGCCATGGGCATGGGCCAGCCCAAGGACGCCCACCAGGCGCTGCTCACCACGCAGCAGAGCGAGGCGGCCAGCGCCAAGGGCTGA
- a CDS encoding DUF2752 domain-containing protein, with product MHDVNADSQRVTQPRTGALWGRLAVPAGVLAAVAAAFAYVGAVDPNEPGHYPACPLLQYTGIYCPGCGGLRSAHAVVHGDFAAALQDNALAVAGYALFALMWTVWVVRTVRGRPLRIDPGPVQLWTAGALLLVFTVVRNLPFGGWLHP from the coding sequence ATGCATGACGTGAACGCCGACAGCCAGAGGGTGACACAGCCGCGTACCGGCGCCCTGTGGGGGCGCCTGGCCGTCCCGGCGGGCGTGCTCGCGGCCGTCGCCGCCGCCTTCGCCTACGTCGGCGCCGTGGACCCGAACGAACCCGGCCACTACCCCGCCTGCCCGCTGCTCCAGTACACCGGCATCTACTGCCCCGGCTGCGGCGGACTGCGCAGCGCCCACGCCGTCGTGCACGGCGACTTCGCCGCGGCGCTCCAGGACAACGCCCTCGCCGTCGCCGGCTACGCGCTCTTCGCCCTGATGTGGACCGTCTGGGTGGTGCGCACGGTGCGGGGTCGCCCACTGCGGATCGATCCGGGGCCCGTGCAGCTCTGGACCGCGGGCGCGTTGCTGCTGGTCTTCACCGTTGTCCGGAACCTGCCCTTCGGTGGCTGGCTGCACCCTTGA
- the trpC gene encoding indole-3-glycerol phosphate synthase TrpC translates to MSVLDEIIDGVRADLAERQARVSLDELKERAAKAPAAKDGVAALKGDGVKVICEVKRSSPSKGALAAIADPAGLAADYEAGGAAVISVLTEQRRFGGSLADLEAVRARVDIPVLRKDFIVTSYQLWEARAYGADLVLLIVAALEQPALESLIERAVSIGLTPLVEVHDEDEVERAVDAGAKIIGVNARNLKTLEVDRGTFERVAPEIPDHIVKIAESGVRGPHDLIAYANAGADAVLVGESLVTGKDPKSAVSDLVAAGEHPALRHGRS, encoded by the coding sequence GTGAGTGTGCTCGACGAGATCATCGACGGAGTCCGTGCCGACCTCGCGGAGCGGCAGGCGCGCGTCAGCCTCGACGAGCTCAAGGAGCGCGCGGCGAAGGCTCCCGCGGCCAAGGACGGAGTGGCCGCGCTCAAGGGCGACGGCGTCAAGGTCATCTGTGAGGTCAAGCGCTCCAGCCCCTCCAAGGGCGCGCTGGCCGCGATCGCCGACCCGGCCGGGCTGGCCGCGGACTACGAGGCGGGCGGCGCCGCCGTCATCTCCGTCCTCACCGAGCAGCGCCGCTTCGGCGGCTCGCTGGCCGACCTGGAGGCCGTCCGCGCACGCGTGGACATCCCGGTCCTGCGCAAGGACTTCATCGTCACGTCGTACCAGCTGTGGGAGGCCCGCGCGTACGGCGCCGACCTCGTGCTGCTCATCGTGGCGGCACTGGAGCAGCCCGCCCTGGAGTCCCTCATCGAGCGCGCGGTGTCCATCGGCCTGACCCCGCTCGTCGAGGTGCACGACGAGGACGAGGTCGAGCGTGCCGTGGACGCGGGCGCGAAGATCATCGGTGTCAACGCGCGCAACCTGAAGACCCTGGAGGTCGACCGCGGCACCTTCGAGCGGGTGGCCCCGGAGATCCCCGACCACATCGTCAAGATCGCCGAGTCCGGCGTCCGCGGCCCGCACGACCTCATCGCCTACGCCAACGCCGGCGCCGACGCGGTCCTGGTCGGCGAGTCCCTGGTGACGGGGAAGGACCCGAAGTCCGCGGTCTCCGACCTGGTCGCGGCCGGCGAGCACCCGGCACTGCGCCACGGCCGCAGCTGA
- the trpM gene encoding tryptophan biosynthesis modulator TrpM, with the protein MNRTVTTVDRYARLARGCRPRGCRAPARRVHGRRVRYVIGDEPGQVNGRRWQRAPQGRGELRDQPHTA; encoded by the coding sequence ATGAACCGCACTGTGACGACTGTGGACCGGTACGCCCGCCTCGCGCGCGGCTGCCGCCCGAGGGGCTGCCGAGCCCCGGCGAGGCGTGTCCACGGTCGCCGGGTGCGGTATGTCATCGGTGACGAACCTGGGCAGGTCAACGGCCGTCGATGGCAGCGCGCCCCTCAGGGGCGCGGGGAACTGCGCGACCAGCCACACACGGCCTGA